The window TTCCATTCTTTCGATGTCCGCTCCGGACAGCGCCAACCGTGCCATTGGAACCCTCGACGAGGCGATTAAAAAGATCAACAAACAACGTGCTGATCTTGGCGCCTACCAGAACCGCCTGGAACACGCGATCCGCGGCTTGGACGTGGGAGCCGAAAATATGCAGGCTTCCGAATCCCGCATCCGCGATACCAACATGGCTAATGAGACTGTGGCTTACACCAAAAACCAGATTCTCACCCAGGCTGGAACCGCAATGCTTGCCCAGGCCAACCAGAGAGGTCAAACGGTTCTTCAGCTCTTACAGTAGCAGTACTAAGAAGAGACGTGAACGGAAAGGCGCCGTTCCGGGTAATACCGGAACGGCTTCTTTTTTGTCCAAAAATCAGGTATACTAACTTTATGAAAAGAATCATGTCCATTCTATCCTTTCTCCTGGGGGCAGTTATTGTCCTGGGAGGTCTTGGGGGCTGCCGGAAAAACAGCAGAACTGTATTGAACGGGGAAGTGGCGGAAAAGCCGGGTAAAATAATAATCTATTTTATCCCGAAAAATCTGGGGAACCCCTATTTCGATGCTCTCAGTTCCGGTTTTTACAATGCAATTGCTCAGCTTGGGGAAGATAATTTTCAATATTATTATACCGGGCCGGATACCGCAGAAGCGACAAGCCAGATCCCCTACGTGGAGGAGGCCCTGCGGAACAAGGCCGATGCCGTGTTCATCGCCGCCAATTCCAATGATGCCCTGAATGGCATTTTTGATCGGGCCAGGCAGCAGGGTACCCGGATTTACATCATTAATCAGGATATACCCGGAAGCGAATCCCATCGGAACGCGGCGATTTTGCCGGTTAATTTCGATACCATCGGCAATTCCCTTATGGAACAATTCGGGAAGCTGATGGACTACGAGGGGAAGTTCGCCATCCTTTCCGCCACTGATGACGCCCCGGATCAAAACACCTGGATCAGCCTGATAAGACAAGAGCTGGCAGCCGACCCTCAGTATAGCCGGATGGAACTGGTCGAAGTGGCCTATGGGGACGATCAGTACGAAAAGTCCGTGGCCGAGACTGAGGCCCTCCTTGCCAGGCACAGCGATCTCAAGGGCCTCATAGCCCCCACCGCTGTGGGGCTTCCTGCCGCCGCCGCGCTGATCCGGGAAAAGGGGCTTTCGGAGAAAATCAGAATCACCGGCCTTGGGCTGCCCTCGGAAATGCTGGAGTTTGTGCTGGACGGAACCTGCGAAAGGTTCCAGCTCTGGAACCCTCCCTACGAAGGCTATCTCGGGGTCTACCTCATTTGGGCTGAAAAACGGGCCGGATTTGTGCCTGTTCCGGGAGCTGTCTTTACCGCCGGGAGGCTGGGGGAATATACCATCCTGCCCAACGGCCAAATCCTGACGCTCCAAACCCCCATGGTTTACGACCTTTCAAATATCAGGGAATACGCCATCCTGTTTTAAACCCTCTGGGCCGCATTTAGGTACTGACGGAGCTTTCTCATCACTTCGCTGATATCAATGGGTTTCCCCACATGATCGTTCATGCCGCTGGCAAGGCATCTTTCGATATCCTCCCTAAAGACATTGGCGGTCATTGCGACAATTGGCACACGCTTCGCGGACGCCATGCCCTCGAAGCGTTTTTCCTCGAAAGCGCGGATGCAGCGGGTAGCTTCGAGGCCGTCCATCTCGGGCATCTGGACATCCATAAAGATCATGGCGTATTTATCCGGGGCTTCGCTGAACATTTTTAACGCCTCGACGCCGTTGCTGGCGCAGTCGATAACCAGAGCGGTGGGCTCCAGGAGGGCCAGGACAATTTCCCGGTTGATCTGCACGTCTTCCGCAAGGAGTATGCAGAAACCTTCGAAACAGCCTGAATCGTCATCGGCTTCTTTCTTCTGGGCGAGATGGTGATCCAGGCCCAGATATTCGTTGATGTAATCCACGATAGATGAAGGGAAAAAAGGCTTGGAAAGGAAATGTTCCACTCCGGCGTTCTTGGCTTCGTTCTCTATCATGCTCCATTCTGTAGCGGAGATCATTATCACTACCGTCTTTTTCGGCGGCGATGCAGCCTCCTGGGTTTCCCTTTCTTTTATCCACTTGGAAAGCTCGATGCCGTTAATTCCGGGCATCTTATAATCAATAAAGTAGAGGGAATAGGGGCCGTTTTTTTCTATCAACCCCTGGGCTTCCTCCGCGCCGGAAGCCAGATCGCAGGTGAAGCCGTAATGGAGCATAATCTCGCCGAAGTATTCCCGGGTCTCAGGATCGTCATCCACTGCCAGCACTTTAAAGGATTTCCGATCCGTTACGGGTATTTCCGGGGCCGTTGCTGCTTTGGAAACCTTGACGGCCTCAATGGTAAAGATGAAGGCGGAACCTTTGCCCAATTCCGATTCAATCCAAATCCTGCCGTTCATCATCTCCACGATCCGCTTCGAGATAGCCAGTCCCAGGCCGGTACCGCCGAACTTCCGGGAGGTCGCGCTTTCTGCCTGGGTAAAAGAGGTGAAGAGCTTGGCCTGCTGTTCCGCACTGATGCCGATTCCCGAATCAGTTACGGAGATCTCAATAGTACAGATCCCATCCTGTTCCCCAATCCATTTGGCGTCCAGCCAAACCGAACCCCGCTCGGGGGTGAATTTTACCGCATTGGAAAGCAGGTTTGCGATCACCTGGGTAAGACGCTGGTCGTCCGCGATGAGGAAGGGGGGGATGTTCTTGTCCACCCTGACCCTGAATTTCTGCTGCTTTTGATCTACCCGGAAGCTGATCACGTTCACCGTCTTCTGAAGCATCTTTTCAAAGTTGAATTCCACCGGGCTGAGATCGAATTTGTTGGCCTCGATCTTGGACATGTCCAGAATATCGTTGATCACCCCCAGGAGATGGGTGGAGGCGTCTTCGATCTTGGAAAGGCAATAGTCCTTCCGCTCTATGGCATGAGAGGTCTTGGCGATGGAAGTCATGCCGATAATGGCGTTCATGGGGGTCCGCATCTCGTGGCTCATGTTGGAGAGGAAATCGCCCTTGGCCCGGCTGGCGCTTTCCGCTGTTTCCCGGAGTTCCGCCAGGCGGACATTCTGCTCCTGGATCTTTTTGAAGGGGATGACGATAAAATTGGCCGCCACAAAGGCTGCGAGTATCCCCAGGCTCATAAAGATCGCCGCGGAAATAAGAAGGATATTCCGGTTCATGGCTCCGGGACTCTCGTCGATGGGGGCCGCCACAATGAGAGTCCAGTCGTCAGAACCGCTTACCGGCATATAGGCTCCTACCCGAGGCACCCCTCCGTAGCTGTAAATTCCGGCGCCCGCCTCCCCTGTCCGGATTCCCCGAATAAACCCCTCCCTTTCCTCGCCCTCAGGGCCGGGGTCCATTACATCCAAGAGGATATGCCGTTCTTCGACCAGGAAAGGACGGATGTTGGCGATAATGACCCCTTCTCCGTCCAGGAGAAGGATGTTGCCGGAGTTCCAAATACGGAAATCGTCGAGGATGTCCGAAAGTATCATCCCCGGCAAGGTAGCCACCAGGATCCGGGACCCCATAGGCACGCAAATCCGGATGACCAGTTCCCCGCCGGGGTCAAGTTCCGTGGTAGTAATCACCCGTTCGCCTACAAAGGCGCGCCGGGCATAGGCGCTCCGGACAAAGTCCTGCCCCGGAACAGGGAACCCGTAGGAAGCCACTGCCCCACGGGAGCTCAGAATCGCGAGGGAGAGGTAATTATGCTCCTGCGCCTGGTCTGTCAGAGCCATCTTGAGGATCTGTCCCTCCGAGGACGCCGCATCATTCATGGCCGCCTTAAGGATCTCCGCCGCCGCCACATCAGCCTCGATCTTCATCAGCCGCAGGTTGGTAGCCACCAGTTTTTCGGCTATCCGGCTCACCACCGTCATGTCGCTTTTGATGGTTTCCACCAGATGGAGCCGGTCAAAGTACAGGCTTATAACAAAACTGGAAGCGGTAATCAGCGCAACAATCGAGGCTATAATGAGGACAATCTTTATCCGAATGGACACCAGGGAACCCCGTTTTTAATATCTTGGGAATAGTATAGTTCGTTTCGAATGAAATCTCAAGGAGTTTGCGCTATTCTGCTTTTAGGGCCCGAAAAATGCAAAAAATTTCTGATCTATCAATCAATGATAGATCTACCATCCTATACTATCAGCATGAATATAAACGAAGCGTTTGCGGACATAGAAAAGCGGATGAACGGCGTGGAAGAGCTCATGAAGTATTGCCGCAAATCCGGCGGCAAAGAACTGGATCTTTCCGGCAAAGATCTTGAAGAAATCCCTCCAGCTCTGGCCGACCTGAAGGGCCTTGTGGTGCTGGATCTCAGCAATAATAAGCTCAAAGAGCTTCCGGATTTCATGGGCAGCCTTGCTACCCTGGCATACCTGAACTTGAGCCATAATAGGCTGTGCACCCTGCCCGAGTCAATGGAGAGCCTTGACGATCTTGAGACCCTCAACCTTTCCCACAACCGGTTTAAAGAGCTGCCTAAATTTATCGGGGTACTTCCTGCTTTGGAAACCCTGAATATCGATGACAATAACCTGGAGGGAGTCCCGGAATTTCTGGATGATTTAAACGTCGGCAAGGAACTCAACCTGCTGGATCATATCGAAAAAATCATAAATCTTTCGAAAAAGAACGGGCTGAGCAGGATTTTTTACCGCATTGCCGACAGCCATATCAAATTTGTTGCGGAAAAACTTGGCATAACACCCCTGCAGGCAGTATTGTTTTCCCATTTTATCGATAACTGCGAAGACAATAATATATTGATAAGCCAAATCGGAAAGGCAATTGATGTCAGCAATACCAAAATTCTGCAATACATGAATGAACTTGAGGTGCTAGAAAAGAAAAAGCTCATCCGCTGCAAAAAAGGCGACAGCATCACCTACCGTGTGCCCCGTGAAGTGTTGACCGCCTTCAGGAAGGATACAGAATTCAAGCCCGCAAACCACGCGAATATCCATATCGAGGAGTTTTTTACCGTCGTGGAGGATTTATTTGTCCAGCGGAACAATGATGAATTGACCCTCGAAAACCTGGACGAGGAATTGAACCTCCTGCTGGAAGAGAACATGCAGCTTGTCTTTTCGCAAAAGATAAAAAACGCCGATTTTAATACAATGGACAGGGTCCTCTTGATCTGTTTCTGCCATCACTTTGTGAACAACAACGATGACAATATCAGGGAGCATGATTTTGGATTTGTCTACAGTGACGACCGGTATTTTTTAAGCGAGATTAAGCGGGCCCTGAAAAACGGTAATCATATACTCATGGAAGCGGGACTGATCGAGAATGCCGTCAGCGATGGGTTTGCCGAATCGGATGCCTATAAGCTTACCGATAAAGCAAAAAAGGAATACCTTGGGGAACTGAATATCAAGTCCAATCTGAACAAGAACAAAAAAAACCTCCTGTTATCCGATACCCTTGCGGAAAAAAAATTATTTTATAATGACAAAGCAACTCA is drawn from Leadbettera azotonutricia ZAS-9 and contains these coding sequences:
- a CDS encoding hybrid sensor histidine kinase/response regulator codes for the protein MSIRIKIVLIIASIVALITASSFVISLYFDRLHLVETIKSDMTVVSRIAEKLVATNLRLMKIEADVAAAEILKAAMNDAASSEGQILKMALTDQAQEHNYLSLAILSSRGAVASYGFPVPGQDFVRSAYARRAFVGERVITTTELDPGGELVIRICVPMGSRILVATLPGMILSDILDDFRIWNSGNILLLDGEGVIIANIRPFLVEERHILLDVMDPGPEGEEREGFIRGIRTGEAGAGIYSYGGVPRVGAYMPVSGSDDWTLIVAAPIDESPGAMNRNILLISAAIFMSLGILAAFVAANFIVIPFKKIQEQNVRLAELRETAESASRAKGDFLSNMSHEMRTPMNAIIGMTSIAKTSHAIERKDYCLSKIEDASTHLLGVINDILDMSKIEANKFDLSPVEFNFEKMLQKTVNVISFRVDQKQQKFRVRVDKNIPPFLIADDQRLTQVIANLLSNAVKFTPERGSVWLDAKWIGEQDGICTIEISVTDSGIGISAEQQAKLFTSFTQAESATSRKFGGTGLGLAISKRIVEMMNGRIWIESELGKGSAFIFTIEAVKVSKAATAPEIPVTDRKSFKVLAVDDDPETREYFGEIMLHYGFTCDLASGAEEAQGLIEKNGPYSLYFIDYKMPGINGIELSKWIKERETQEAASPPKKTVVIMISATEWSMIENEAKNAGVEHFLSKPFFPSSIVDYINEYLGLDHHLAQKKEADDDSGCFEGFCILLAEDVQINREIVLALLEPTALVIDCASNGVEALKMFSEAPDKYAMIFMDVQMPEMDGLEATRCIRAFEEKRFEGMASAKRVPIVAMTANVFREDIERCLASGMNDHVGKPIDISEVMRKLRQYLNAAQRV
- a CDS encoding rhamnose ABC transporter substrate-binding protein; translation: MKRIMSILSFLLGAVIVLGGLGGCRKNSRTVLNGEVAEKPGKIIIYFIPKNLGNPYFDALSSGFYNAIAQLGEDNFQYYYTGPDTAEATSQIPYVEEALRNKADAVFIAANSNDALNGIFDRARQQGTRIYIINQDIPGSESHRNAAILPVNFDTIGNSLMEQFGKLMDYEGKFAILSATDDAPDQNTWISLIRQELAADPQYSRMELVEVAYGDDQYEKSVAETEALLARHSDLKGLIAPTAVGLPAAAALIREKGLSEKIRITGLGLPSEMLEFVLDGTCERFQLWNPPYEGYLGVYLIWAEKRAGFVPVPGAVFTAGRLGEYTILPNGQILTLQTPMVYDLSNIREYAILF
- a CDS encoding AAA family ATPase, encoding MNINEAFADIEKRMNGVEELMKYCRKSGGKELDLSGKDLEEIPPALADLKGLVVLDLSNNKLKELPDFMGSLATLAYLNLSHNRLCTLPESMESLDDLETLNLSHNRFKELPKFIGVLPALETLNIDDNNLEGVPEFLDDLNVGKELNLLDHIEKIINLSKKNGLSRIFYRIADSHIKFVAEKLGITPLQAVLFSHFIDNCEDNNILISQIGKAIDVSNTKILQYMNELEVLEKKKLIRCKKGDSITYRVPREVLTAFRKDTEFKPANHANIHIEEFFTVVEDLFVQRNNDELTLENLDEELNLLLEENMQLVFSQKIKNADFNTMDRVLLICFCHHFVNNNDDNIREHDFGFVYSDDRYFLSEIKRALKNGNHILMEAGLIENAVSDGFAESDAYKLTDKAKKEYLGELNIKSNLNKNKKNLLLSDTLAEKKLFYNDKATQSIEQLASLLEEENFKTVQKRLEDQGMRKGFTCLFYGPPGTGKTETVYQIARRTHRDIMAVDIAETKSCWFGESEKKIKEIFTGYKALAENAETTPILLFNEADAVISKRMELGKNSGSVAQTENAIQNIILQELENLDGILIATTNLTGNMDKAFERRFLYKIEFEKPDNNARQAIWKAIIPELSDADAMELATRHDFSGGQIENIARKRIVSSIITGTAPTLDSLISFCQDEIVSNEKEKKIGFSV